In the genome of Thermoanaerobacterales bacterium, the window TCTTTTTGCCCCCGACACCGGACAGCCCGAGGTAGAACTCCTGTACGTCCTCGTTGTTGAGGAGCCGTTCCACTTCGCCTTCCAGGACAATGCGCCCGTTCTCCATAATGTAGCCGTAGTCCGCAATGCCCAGAGCAACCTTCGCGTTCTGTTCAACGACCAGGATGGAGCAGCCCTCGTCCAGGTTAATCTGCTTGATAATCCGGAAAATTTCCTGCACCAGCAAGGGCGCAAGCCCAAGCGACGGCTCGTCGAGCAGCATCAGGCGCGGCTTGGCCATCAACGCCCTCCCGATGGCCAGCATCTGCTGTTCCCCGCCGGAGAGGTAGCCGGCGACCCGGTGTCGCAGGTCTCTCAGCCGCGGGAAGTAGTTATATACACGGTCGATATCCCGGCGGACGTTTGTGCGGTCGCGCCGGATGTAAGCGCCGGCGACCAGGTTTTCCTCGATCGTCAGGTGTTCAAAAACCCGCCGCCCCTCCATGACCTGAAAAATGCCGCGGCGTACAATATCTTCGGCGTCAAAGCCCTTGATGGAGGCGCCGTCGAATTCTATC includes:
- a CDS encoding ABC transporter ATP-binding protein translates to IEFDGASIKGFDAEDIVRRGIFQVMEGRRVFEHLTIEENLVAGAYIRRDRTNVRRDIDRVYNYFPRLRDLRHRVAGYLSGGEQQMLAIGRALMAKPRLMLLDEPSLGLAPLLVQEIFRIIKQINLDEGCSILVVEQNAKVALGIADYGYIMENGRIVLEGEVERLLNNEDVQEFYLGLSGVGGKKSYRDVKHYKRRKRWLS